In one Solanum lycopersicum chromosome 11, SLM_r2.1 genomic region, the following are encoded:
- the LOC101248170 gene encoding uncharacterized protein, which translates to MSEVNDSSAAWREGTGSVVGDTEVRYNSRYSAVGGGYGGGPAGVEVKGKDGENWKFHALEFAKGFAEMSVEFGKGVRDVLKQSVIREDSILVRKVGPLCCNVCRRLSFLNEYLPEDRDPAHAWSVIFFVLFLASAVLIASNDNIYPTTSVKKVCVHPPSASRISLPDGRHLAYQQQGVPAELARFSMIAPHSFVSSRIAGIPGIKDSLLQEYGIRLVTYDLPGFGESDPHPSRNLESSAMDMLHLSYAVNVTDKFWVVGFSGGCMHAWAALRYIPDRIAGAVMVAPMVSPYEPRMTKEEKSKMWKKWTTKKKNMYILARKFPRLLPYFYRRSFLSGVHGQIETRLALSLGIRDKALLEHPLFEKSWQRDVEESVRQKNAKPFVEEAVLQVSNWGFSPADLKVQRTRTGKGIMHWIKSLFGQTDEILTGFLGQIHVWQGMEDMVVPPSTSDFLQRVLPDAMVHRLLYEGHFTYFYFCDECHRHIFSTVFGNPQGPLTPEPEPDQSPIQNDDVEMQDTILGDVATDEENVSIVVNPDKEDYID; encoded by the exons aTGTCAGAAGTCAACGATTCGTCGGCGGCATGGAGAGAAGGTACAGGTAGTGTTGTTGGTGATACTGAAGTTCGGTATAATTCGAGGTATTCTGCAGTAGGAGGTGGTTACGGAGGTGGGCCGGCGGGGGTGGAGGTGAAAGGTAAAGATGGTGAGAACTGGAAATTTCATGCGTTGGAATTTGCTAAAGGATTTGCAGAGATGAGTGTGGAGTTTGGGAAGGGAGTGAGGGATGTATTGAAGCAGAGTGTGATAAGAGAGGATTCGATACTTGTGAGGAAAGTTGGACCGCTGTGTTGTAATGTTTGCCGGAGATTGAGTTTTTTGAATGAATATTTGCCGGAAGATCGCGATCCGGCACATGCTTGGAGTGtgatattttttgttctttttctggCTTCTGCAG TGCTTATTGCAAGTAATGATAATATATATCCAACTACATCGGTCAAGAAAGTGTGTGTACATCCTCCAAGTGCTAGTCGAATTTCTCTTCCAGACGGTAGACATTTGGCTTATCAGCAGCAGGGTGTTCCTGCTGAGCTGGCTAGATTTTCAATGATTGCTCCGCATTCTTTTGTCTCGTCTCGGATTGCAG GAATACCTGGCATTAAGGATTCTCTACTGCAAGAATATGGTATTCGCTTGGTAACATATGATCTTCCAGGATTTGGAGAAAGTGATCCTCATCCTTCCAGGAACCTTGAGTCATCAGCCATGGATATGCTACACTTATCCTATGCAGTCAATGTTACTGACAAATTCTGGGTGGTGGGATTCTCAGGTGGATGCATGCATGCTTGGGCCGCCCTTAGATACATCCCTGACAGGATTGCAG GTGCCGTCATGGTCGCTCCAATGGTTAGTCCATATGAACCAAGAATGACCAAGGAGGAGAAAAGTAAAATGTGGAAGAAATGgacaacaaagaagaaaaacatgtaTATATTAGCTAGGAAGTTTCCAAGACTACTTCCTTACTTTTACCGTAGAAGCTTTCTTAGTGGAGTCCATGGCCAGATTGAAACACGGCTTGCCTTGTCTCTTGGAATAAGA GATAAAGCTTTGCTGGAGCATCCATTGTTTGAAAAGTCCTGGCAGAGAGATGTAGAAGAATCTGTTCGACAAAAGAATGCAAAACCATTTGTAGAGGAAGCTGTCTTACAGGTTTCCAATTGGGGATTTAGTCCTGCAGACCTCAAAGTACAGAGGACACGCACTGGGAAGGGTATTATGCATTGGATTAAATCTCTATTTGGTCAAACAGACGAAATCTTGACTGGATTCCTTGGTCAAATACATGTATGGCAG GGAATGGAAGATATGGTGGTACCGCCATCCACAAGTGATTTCTTGCAGCGAGTCCTACCAGATGCAATGGTACATAGGCTCTTATACGAGGgtcattttacttatttttacttttgtgaTGAATGCCATAGACACATATTTAGCACTGTTTTTGGAAATCCTCAAGGACCTCTTACCCCAGAACCAGAACCAGATCAATCTCCCATCCAAAACGATGACGTAGAGATGCAAGATACAATTCTGGGTGATGTTGCCACTGATGAAGAAAATGTATCTATTGTAGTTAATCCTGATAAAGAGGATTACATCGACTAG